From a region of the Paenibacillus sp. FSL R10-2734 genome:
- a CDS encoding carbohydrate ABC transporter permease, whose product MNEKAGNMKVKLPVTIIMFVLGLFMIVPFLWMVSTSFQTPTEVFKNWLPSSLNWSNHIRVWTGSYDFVPYYLNSLKISIIGTVGAVFLSALAAYGFSRTSFKGRDGLFVVYLSMMMIPPQVLFVPKFIMFNWVGIYNTHWALILPAMFSIFGVFMLRQFFMSIPKEITESAFLDGAGHYKIFFRLVLPLAKPAIATFAILDFSWQWNDYENALVFLQSPKLYTIPLGLQNFILENNVDYNGMMAASSAAIIPMIIIFFVGQKYIIQGISSSAVKG is encoded by the coding sequence ATGAATGAAAAAGCAGGAAACATGAAGGTGAAGCTGCCAGTAACGATCATCATGTTTGTTCTAGGGCTATTTATGATTGTGCCTTTCCTATGGATGGTTAGCACATCCTTTCAGACACCTACCGAGGTGTTTAAGAATTGGCTGCCTTCATCACTCAATTGGAGCAATCATATTCGGGTGTGGACAGGAAGCTATGATTTTGTTCCATATTATTTAAATTCACTTAAAATTTCGATCATTGGAACAGTGGGAGCTGTGTTTCTATCAGCCCTTGCGGCTTATGGATTTTCACGTACTTCGTTCAAAGGGCGAGATGGTCTATTTGTCGTCTACCTATCGATGATGATGATTCCGCCTCAGGTGCTTTTTGTTCCAAAGTTTATCATGTTTAACTGGGTAGGAATTTACAATACGCATTGGGCGCTTATCTTACCAGCAATGTTCTCGATCTTCGGTGTATTTATGCTTCGGCAGTTCTTCATGAGCATTCCTAAGGAAATTACTGAATCTGCTTTTCTGGATGGGGCAGGGCATTACAAGATATTTTTCCGCTTAGTTCTGCCATTAGCCAAGCCAGCAATAGCTACGTTTGCTATTCTCGATTTCTCCTGGCAATGGAATGATTATGAGAATGCGCTTGTATTTTTGCAAAGCCCTAAGCTATACACCATTCCGCTCGGATTGCAGAATTTTATACTTGAGAACAATGTGGACTACAACGGGATGATGGCCGCTTCATCGGCAGCAATCATTCCAATGATCATTATTTTCTTCGTGGGTCAAAAATATATTATCCAAGGGATTTCGAGTTCAGCTGTGAAAGGCTGA
- a CDS encoding FAD-dependent oxidoreductase, which translates to MRRETVKSDVTVVGGGLAGMNAAIAAARLGLQVALVQNRPVLGGNSSSEVRVWVCGATGHGVNRYARETGIMGELFIENQYRNPEGNPYLWDLTLLEAVKAESNISLFLNTDVHEVEADGEAEDRRIRSVTGWMMGSERLITFESDAFLDCTGDGLVGFLAGADFRLGREARHEFNEDWAPEVSDNITLGSTLLFYTKDAGRPVRYVAPSFAKDITTTSIPIRRVIRSGDSGCHYWWIEWGGELDTVHENERIRDELSSVIYGIWDYIKNSGHFDAENMTLEWIGSIPGKREYRRFVGDTILTQNDIIAQREFDDRIAFGGWSIDLHPPQGMYAQESGSKHLHADGIYHIPFGSLYSKNVRNLLFAGRNISASHVAFGTTRVMATCAIMGEAAGTGAALSVIKGVTPREIREQHMHELQQIMLKQDASMIGLRNEDSLDLARNSKIHASSTMNGILLDRPSESYELSHDVGILFPVEGKIRGLKLLVSANIQTQLTMELWTTGRAENYVPAECRQVDVVTVQAGEQLWIDVPVQEAHFNQIGACNIFAIVRANEHIQLHISETPITGVITFEHGAKPVVDSALEDHQPDQPVMEWSMHKLVRKHFCFAVETSAYAASKVTDGYVRPFAGPHSWVSEPMTAGRSEWVEARLPDAARVSEIHFTFNDDVNEDLINLHHHETPFLVIPELVKAYDVELLIDGAWQVMFRVKDNHRRKNVHRLEKPVLTEAVRILIHETNGGERAELVEMRIY; encoded by the coding sequence ATGAGAAGAGAAACGGTTAAATCCGATGTGACAGTGGTTGGTGGTGGACTTGCAGGGATGAATGCGGCGATCGCTGCAGCTCGCCTTGGGCTACAGGTAGCGCTGGTACAGAATCGTCCCGTGCTTGGTGGCAACTCGAGTTCAGAGGTTCGGGTATGGGTATGTGGTGCGACAGGACATGGTGTAAATCGCTATGCTCGTGAGACAGGTATTATGGGCGAGCTGTTTATCGAGAATCAATATCGGAACCCGGAAGGGAATCCGTACTTATGGGATCTAACCTTGCTCGAAGCTGTGAAGGCAGAGTCGAATATCAGCTTGTTCCTGAATACCGACGTACACGAGGTAGAAGCTGATGGTGAAGCAGAGGATCGTAGAATTCGCAGTGTGACCGGCTGGATGATGGGATCTGAGCGATTGATCACGTTCGAGAGCGATGCATTCCTCGATTGTACAGGTGATGGATTGGTAGGGTTCCTAGCAGGGGCGGATTTCCGATTAGGGCGTGAAGCACGCCATGAATTTAATGAGGATTGGGCACCAGAGGTTTCTGATAACATTACATTAGGCAGCACATTATTATTTTATACGAAGGATGCAGGGAGACCCGTTCGCTATGTTGCTCCATCCTTTGCAAAGGATATAACGACAACATCGATACCGATCCGTCGGGTCATTCGGAGTGGGGATTCTGGCTGTCATTACTGGTGGATTGAGTGGGGCGGTGAGCTCGATACAGTGCATGAGAATGAACGTATTCGCGATGAGCTCTCCTCAGTTATTTATGGGATTTGGGATTATATCAAAAATTCAGGCCATTTTGATGCCGAGAATATGACGCTAGAGTGGATTGGTTCAATTCCTGGCAAACGTGAATACAGACGTTTTGTCGGCGACACGATTCTAACGCAAAATGATATTATCGCACAACGTGAGTTTGATGACCGTATTGCATTTGGCGGTTGGTCGATTGACCTGCATCCACCGCAAGGGATGTATGCGCAGGAGAGCGGCTCGAAGCATCTGCATGCGGACGGTATCTATCATATTCCATTTGGTTCGCTATATTCGAAAAATGTGCGGAATCTACTCTTCGCAGGTCGAAACATCAGCGCATCTCATGTGGCTTTTGGAACAACACGTGTCATGGCTACCTGTGCGATTATGGGGGAAGCGGCCGGAACAGGCGCAGCATTATCTGTCATCAAAGGTGTGACCCCTCGTGAAATTCGCGAACAGCATATGCATGAATTGCAACAGATTATGTTAAAGCAAGATGCTTCGATGATTGGATTGCGTAACGAAGATTCGCTAGACCTCGCTAGAAATAGCAAGATCCATGCGTCTAGTACGATGAATGGTATACTGCTGGATCGTCCAAGTGAATCCTATGAGCTTTCACATGATGTAGGTATATTGTTCCCAGTTGAAGGAAAGATCCGTGGGTTGAAGCTACTGGTGTCAGCAAATATTCAGACGCAGTTGACCATGGAGCTATGGACGACTGGGCGTGCGGAGAATTACGTGCCAGCGGAGTGCAGGCAGGTTGATGTGGTGACAGTACAAGCTGGAGAGCAGTTATGGATTGACGTTCCGGTACAAGAGGCGCATTTCAATCAAATCGGCGCATGTAATATCTTTGCTATTGTTCGAGCTAATGAGCATATTCAATTGCATATTTCGGAAACTCCAATCACAGGTGTCATTACATTTGAACACGGTGCTAAACCGGTTGTTGATTCGGCGCTGGAAGACCATCAGCCAGATCAGCCGGTGATGGAATGGAGCATGCATAAACTTGTACGCAAGCATTTCTGCTTTGCAGTAGAAACATCTGCATATGCTGCATCCAAAGTCACCGACGGGTATGTTCGCCCCTTTGCAGGACCGCATAGCTGGGTTTCTGAGCCAATGACTGCTGGTAGATCGGAGTGGGTTGAGGCACGTCTTCCGGATGCTGCCCGAGTGTCTGAAATTCATTTCACCTTTAACGATGATGTGAATGAGGATCTCATCAACTTACATCACCATGAAACGCCATTTCTAGTGATTCCTGAACTGGTAAAGGCTTACGATGTAGAGTTGCTCATTGATGGCGCGTGGCAAGTCATGTTCCGTGTAAAAGACAACCATCGCCGGAAGAACGTACATCGCTTAGAGAAGCCAGTTCTTACGGAAGCTGTTCGGATCTTAATTCATGAAACCAACGGTGGAGAACGAGCAGAACTTGTGGAAATGCGGATTTATTAA
- a CDS encoding N-acetyltransferase, whose product MIRHSSPTGDAQVICRNAVVEDVEPLYLMIEEYAQRGIMLPRSRQALTRQIDQFVIAEIEGRFVGCGSLFRLGSDLVEIRSIGLNDEGKGKGVGSMILAKLVEEARNQKIPKVMALTYAVDFFLRNGFEVVEKEIFPEKVWTDCVNCKKQHACDEIAVLKMLN is encoded by the coding sequence ATGATCCGCCATTCGTCTCCAACAGGAGATGCACAGGTGATTTGCAGAAATGCTGTGGTAGAAGATGTTGAACCGTTGTACCTGATGATAGAAGAGTACGCGCAGCGCGGTATCATGTTGCCCCGTTCTAGGCAGGCGCTGACTCGCCAGATCGATCAATTTGTTATTGCGGAAATCGAGGGTAGATTCGTAGGCTGTGGCTCGCTCTTTAGGCTCGGGAGTGATCTCGTTGAGATTCGCTCGATCGGCCTGAATGACGAAGGTAAGGGAAAAGGTGTAGGCTCTATGATTTTGGCGAAGCTCGTTGAGGAAGCCAGAAACCAGAAAATCCCCAAGGTCATGGCACTTACCTACGCGGTAGATTTCTTTCTTAGAAACGGATTCGAAGTCGTCGAGAAAGAGATTTTTCCTGAAAAAGTATGGACAGATTGCGTGAATTGTAAAAAGCAGCATGCCTGCGATGAAATAGCAGTACTTAAGATGCTGAACTGA
- the hemW gene encoding radical SAM family heme chaperone HemW: MTTNTNGRPPEAVYIHIPFCTNKCFYCDFNSYVLKDQPVMDYLHALDREMEQTVKNTPPGVIKTIFVGGGTPTVLKPDEMAYFLKSIRTHFPNWDKDIEFSMEANPGTTDIDKLTVMKEGGVNRVSFGVQAFQNELLTGIGRIHNVDDVYRSLENARTVGLNNLSVDLMFGLPNQTVEMLGESIRKALELDLPHYSIYSLKVEENTLFHTLFNKNKLPLPNEEDELEMYLLLMSSMKEAGYNQYEISNFAKPGMESRHNINYWRNEDYYGLGAGAHGYVGRQRHINVKGVNPYIEATRKGLPRLDAYPITEAEAMEDFMMVGLRMHEGVSNEAFEAQFGRSIEDVFAKSLHKMLHAGLLEHEEGTYRLSKQGILFGNDVFAEFVGALTEV; this comes from the coding sequence ATGACCACGAATACTAATGGCCGTCCCCCTGAGGCCGTATACATTCATATTCCTTTTTGTACCAATAAGTGCTTTTATTGTGATTTTAATTCCTACGTTCTCAAGGATCAGCCGGTTATGGATTATCTACATGCCTTGGATCGAGAAATGGAACAGACCGTCAAGAACACCCCACCAGGTGTTATCAAAACGATCTTTGTCGGCGGTGGTACCCCAACTGTACTGAAACCGGATGAGATGGCTTATTTTCTAAAATCTATTCGAACACATTTCCCAAACTGGGATAAAGATATCGAGTTCTCTATGGAAGCGAATCCCGGAACAACGGATATAGATAAGTTGACGGTCATGAAAGAAGGCGGTGTGAATCGGGTGAGCTTTGGTGTACAAGCATTTCAGAACGAGCTGCTCACCGGCATTGGCCGGATTCATAATGTAGACGATGTATACCGCAGCTTGGAGAATGCCCGTACCGTAGGACTTAACAACCTGTCGGTTGACCTTATGTTTGGTTTGCCGAACCAAACCGTTGAGATGCTGGGCGAAAGTATCCGCAAGGCGCTGGAGCTTGATTTGCCCCACTATTCCATTTACAGCTTGAAGGTGGAGGAGAACACTCTTTTTCACACCCTATTTAATAAGAACAAACTTCCCCTTCCTAATGAAGAAGATGAACTGGAAATGTACCTCTTGTTGATGTCATCCATGAAGGAAGCGGGCTACAACCAATACGAAATCAGTAACTTTGCAAAACCAGGAATGGAGAGCCGTCACAATATCAACTACTGGCGCAATGAAGATTATTATGGTCTCGGAGCAGGAGCACATGGATATGTGGGTCGTCAGCGGCATATTAATGTTAAGGGCGTAAATCCTTATATTGAAGCTACACGTAAAGGCCTGCCTCGATTGGACGCATACCCAATCACTGAAGCTGAAGCTATGGAAGACTTTATGATGGTTGGCCTACGTATGCATGAAGGAGTCTCTAATGAGGCTTTTGAGGCACAATTTGGGCGTTCAATAGAGGATGTATTCGCGAAATCCTTGCATAAGATGCTGCATGCGGGTCTGCTTGAGCACGAAGAGGGAACCTATCGTCTCAGCAAGCAAGGAATCCTTTTTGGGAATGATGTTTTCGCGGAATTTGTAGGTGCACTGACAGAAGTTTAA
- a CDS encoding sugar ABC transporter permease — MKRRSWMERQGWIGMTFILPNMIGILLFFVIPAIYSFVLMFTNYQFSNPNWQFTGLDNLKQLFHDDNFYASIKYTMIFLISVPVSMVLAFIVALFLNRSVYLKGLIRGMFFLPYISSGVAVAFVWMLLFQPSQGPINEMLRWIGIASPPGWFADTDTAMYAIDIVQIWLMLGYNMIIYLAALQEISTEQLEAARIDGASTFKITWKIVWPLVSPTTFLLMITGLIMTMKSFSIIQAITAGGPSGSTTVLSLFVYKTAFGYYEMGYASAISWFLFAVILVITVIQWVGQKRWVHY; from the coding sequence GTGAAGCGGAGAAGCTGGATGGAAAGACAAGGCTGGATCGGCATGACCTTTATTCTCCCAAATATGATTGGTATTCTCTTATTCTTTGTTATTCCTGCAATCTACTCCTTTGTCCTGATGTTTACAAATTATCAATTTTCAAATCCGAATTGGCAATTTACTGGGCTGGATAATCTCAAACAGTTGTTCCATGACGATAATTTCTATGCCTCGATCAAATATACGATGATATTCCTAATATCGGTTCCAGTATCGATGGTGCTCGCTTTTATTGTGGCGCTATTCCTGAACCGCAGTGTATATCTTAAAGGTTTAATACGCGGAATGTTCTTCCTACCGTATATCTCTAGTGGAGTAGCCGTTGCATTCGTCTGGATGCTGCTATTCCAGCCTTCACAGGGACCTATCAATGAAATGCTTCGCTGGATTGGCATTGCATCGCCGCCAGGATGGTTTGCGGATACAGATACCGCAATGTATGCCATTGATATCGTACAAATCTGGCTGATGCTTGGCTACAATATGATCATTTATTTAGCTGCACTACAGGAAATTTCGACAGAACAGCTAGAAGCTGCTCGGATCGATGGTGCAAGCACATTCAAAATAACATGGAAAATTGTATGGCCTCTTGTTAGTCCTACAACCTTCCTATTAATGATTACCGGATTAATTATGACGATGAAATCGTTCTCGATTATTCAAGCGATTACGGCTGGTGGACCTAGCGGAAGTACGACGGTCTTATCGCTATTCGTTTACAAAACAGCATTCGGTTATTACGAGATGGGATACGCTTCAGCCATTTCATGGTTCTTGTTCGCCGTCATTCTCGTCATTACAGTCATTCAGTGGGTCGGCCAAAAGCGCTGGGTTCATTACTAA
- a CDS encoding extracellular solute-binding protein, which produces MKKKWYPAVLSVLLAATMLAGCSSSGSNDAQGSANGQSAKEKIKLTMWGAVPAEAGPQAVVDNWNKENPNVQVEYVRYVNDDAGNLKLDTALMTNQNADLYMNYDLPHLQKRVDAGVALELSAKTDYDIDSQMGQDAALWKINDKYYGMPTKKNMAFVWLNKDMLDAAGLPIPEVDWTWSDLQEYAKKLTKSGVYGLLQADSSFTTTMDGTLAGMGVKQADGTSNFGNDLWKQQLEILHNMMFVDKSTPEYGEQLTSKMPVDTMFLQGQTAMLAAGEYIFRNANNLKDYPHDFKTAFAAIPRVNKDQTDYKYPGGVGDVLAVNAKSENQDAAWEFAKWYADGGMLPMASGGRIPASKSVDTKEAMSLLLKGVEDKYDTDSMNKIVFGKFPSFQLNVPQQAVDARKEEYEKYFLNKQDIDTTMKNMQTRSQELLK; this is translated from the coding sequence ATGAAGAAAAAGTGGTATCCTGCAGTGCTTTCAGTCTTATTAGCAGCTACGATGCTCGCTGGTTGTAGTAGTAGTGGAAGTAATGATGCGCAGGGCAGTGCAAATGGACAATCAGCAAAGGAGAAAATAAAGCTTACCATGTGGGGAGCAGTTCCTGCAGAAGCTGGACCTCAAGCTGTAGTTGATAACTGGAATAAAGAAAATCCAAATGTTCAAGTCGAGTATGTACGTTATGTAAATGATGATGCTGGAAATTTAAAGCTGGACACAGCGTTGATGACCAATCAAAACGCAGATCTTTACATGAACTACGATCTTCCCCATTTACAGAAGCGTGTGGATGCAGGTGTTGCTTTGGAACTAAGTGCAAAAACAGATTATGATATCGACAGCCAAATGGGCCAGGATGCAGCGTTGTGGAAAATCAATGATAAGTACTATGGCATGCCGACTAAGAAAAATATGGCGTTTGTATGGTTAAACAAAGATATGCTGGATGCAGCTGGCTTACCAATTCCTGAAGTGGACTGGACTTGGTCGGATCTCCAGGAGTATGCGAAGAAGCTAACGAAGTCTGGTGTGTACGGACTGTTGCAGGCTGATTCCTCGTTTACAACAACGATGGACGGGACGCTTGCTGGAATGGGTGTGAAACAGGCGGATGGTACCTCAAACTTTGGTAATGATCTCTGGAAACAGCAGCTGGAAATATTGCACAACATGATGTTCGTAGACAAATCTACACCGGAATATGGAGAGCAACTAACCAGTAAAATGCCAGTCGACACAATGTTCCTGCAAGGACAAACTGCAATGCTGGCAGCGGGTGAGTATATTTTCCGAAATGCGAACAATCTGAAGGACTATCCGCATGATTTCAAAACTGCGTTCGCTGCTATTCCAAGAGTGAATAAAGATCAAACGGATTATAAATACCCAGGCGGTGTGGGTGACGTTCTTGCTGTTAATGCGAAGTCGGAAAACCAGGATGCAGCTTGGGAGTTCGCTAAATGGTATGCGGATGGTGGTATGCTGCCTATGGCGAGCGGTGGTCGTATTCCAGCCTCGAAGAGTGTAGATACCAAGGAAGCGATGAGTCTTTTATTAAAAGGCGTAGAAGATAAATATGATACAGATTCAATGAATAAAATTGTATTTGGTAAGTTCCCATCCTTCCAATTAAATGTGCCTCAACAAGCTGTTGATGCACGAAAAGAAGAGTATGAGAAGTATTTCTTGAATAAGCAAGATATTGACACCACGATGAAAAATATGCAGACACGTTCGCAAGAGTTATTGAAATAA
- a CDS encoding tyrosine-type recombinase/integrase translates to MLLKFAIKDYLEEKEYNNLSEQTIKTYAFTLNEFQEYCGKNEILNVEDVTASIVKAYLFHCLKEKNNNATTRNGKFRRIKIFFNHLENEEMIESKLSPVRKLSYVKEDVKIEAFTDHNINQLLNYLRRVKNRSVEFRSYRDYILVVFLLGTGVRLGELVNLKWDDISFVNLTVTVCGKKREQSSIPVTEKLVKELAEYRMFCEQYFGKLSDYVFVSSNKNKQMTVDGVKSLFRRLKEAMNFKNVRLSAHTFRHTFAHRMLMNGCDIFSLQKMLRHANLSMTQKYLSIWGTALKEQNDKYNPLNNIEV, encoded by the coding sequence TTGTTGCTGAAATTTGCAATTAAGGATTATCTGGAGGAAAAGGAGTATAACAATTTATCTGAGCAAACCATTAAAACGTATGCATTTACACTTAATGAATTTCAAGAGTATTGTGGAAAAAATGAAATCTTGAATGTGGAGGATGTCACAGCAAGTATCGTTAAAGCTTACCTGTTTCATTGCCTAAAGGAGAAAAACAACAACGCTACAACTCGTAATGGGAAATTTAGACGAATCAAGATTTTCTTTAATCACCTAGAGAATGAGGAAATGATAGAGTCTAAGCTTAGTCCTGTTCGTAAATTATCCTATGTCAAAGAAGACGTTAAGATCGAAGCCTTCACAGACCATAACATTAATCAGTTGCTTAACTATCTAAGAAGAGTTAAAAATCGCAGTGTAGAATTTCGTTCCTACCGTGATTACATTCTTGTTGTGTTTCTACTAGGTACAGGCGTGAGACTTGGCGAGTTAGTAAACTTGAAATGGGATGATATTAGCTTTGTAAATCTCACCGTAACTGTGTGTGGCAAGAAAAGAGAACAATCATCCATTCCTGTGACGGAGAAGCTAGTTAAGGAATTGGCTGAGTACAGAATGTTCTGTGAGCAATATTTCGGGAAACTAAGCGATTACGTATTTGTTAGTTCGAACAAAAACAAGCAAATGACTGTGGATGGCGTGAAGTCCCTCTTCAGACGGCTTAAAGAAGCAATGAATTTCAAAAACGTCAGATTGTCTGCTCATACCTTTCGGCACACCTTCGCCCATCGTATGCTTATGAATGGTTGCGATATATTTAGCTTGCAGAAGATGCTCAGACACGCCAACTTGAGCATGACTCAGAAGTACCTGAGCATATGGGGAACAGCCTTGAAAGAACAAAATGACAAGTATAATCCGTTGAATAATATTGAGGTGTAA
- a CDS encoding response regulator: protein MWRTLIVDDEQPAIKSIRKLFLKAGIPFEIIGEAENGEVALQMIRELRPDVVVTDINMPVMDGVKLLQVAREEGFDCRFVMLTALSEFEYARQALVFGASDYILKLSLDLQGLKQTMGKVHAELERMVKMKKADKWFPEKHETGPTDHVEMNKIIAYIEEHYSEDISLKSMSELIRMDASYISDLFKKKTGKTLTNFIQERRIQAGKMLLAETKLTISEIGQQVGFENDNYFIKIFKKWCGVTPNEFRKEPKNVL, encoded by the coding sequence ATGTGGAGAACATTAATTGTGGATGATGAACAACCTGCGATTAAAAGTATACGGAAGCTATTCTTAAAGGCTGGAATTCCGTTTGAAATTATAGGTGAGGCGGAGAATGGAGAAGTAGCCTTGCAAATGATTCGTGAGCTTCGCCCTGATGTGGTTGTGACAGATATCAACATGCCGGTGATGGATGGGGTAAAGCTTCTTCAAGTGGCGCGGGAGGAAGGCTTCGACTGTCGATTTGTAATGTTGACAGCATTGAGTGAATTTGAATACGCTCGGCAAGCGCTCGTATTTGGGGCTTCGGACTACATTTTAAAGCTATCCTTAGATCTCCAAGGTCTTAAGCAGACTATGGGAAAGGTGCATGCCGAGCTGGAGCGAATGGTGAAGATGAAGAAGGCTGATAAGTGGTTTCCTGAGAAACATGAAACGGGACCGACAGACCATGTGGAGATGAACAAAATTATTGCTTATATTGAAGAGCATTATTCTGAGGACATCTCGCTCAAATCCATGTCAGAGTTAATCCGAATGGATGCTAGCTATATAAGTGACTTATTCAAGAAAAAGACAGGGAAAACACTGACGAATTTTATTCAAGAGCGGCGTATTCAGGCTGGGAAAATGCTGCTTGCAGAGACAAAGCTAACGATTAGCGAAATTGGCCAGCAGGTGGGCTTTGAGAACGATAATTATTTTATTAAAATTTTCAAAAAGTGGTGTGGTGTCACGCCAAATGAATTCCGTAAAGAACCAAAAAACGTTCTATAA
- a CDS encoding histidine kinase, whose amino-acid sequence MKRLYLKLTPSTFKNRILLAFLLLVLTPIAVLVLYNFKETEQVLQENAETKNMEQLIGIKNGFVDLMGLVMKTGLLLEQDTTILAVLKNPEQYDEITRKKLVESKFGAIENTFFMSGATVYYTLIDLHENAYTSFMPKDTLSYNEIQSEAWVQALKREGANRYMWNPNDRNNVVRESTTSKKMLSLYEVMRDNSLKIYAYARLSIDYEEWFTRSTIGSKQEGAFFLLDASGKVMLNPDKDETFSPEIARSIVMSTNQQQTERAASLIDPKEKSLYTYSYIEELNGYVVKKVQLAQLFLEVDKQKQRFFSVFGIILLLFVLLTYFISSTITVPLKKLQKKMEMTAKTNLKMKLPEQGRGEILALTQSFNVMIHDLNELLQRLQLEEKQKQFVRFQVLLSQMNPHFLLNTLNTIKSIALDKDDDEIYEICVSLGKILETTLNTEVDLILLKDEIVLIESYMEIQRRRFGHGIEIQYDINEELQYALIPKFCLQPLIENSLIHGFGQSVKQGRIDISAKVVGKQLYLHVKDNGMGMERAQLNKATRKRKGIGVQNIRESLELLFKNQWTGMDIVSSDTGTEVIIHLPFLISKPYDGGNLTCGEH is encoded by the coding sequence TTGAAGCGATTATATTTGAAGCTTACGCCAAGTACCTTTAAGAATCGGATTTTGTTAGCTTTCTTGCTGTTGGTATTAACACCAATTGCTGTACTCGTTCTGTATAACTTCAAAGAGACAGAACAAGTGCTGCAGGAGAATGCGGAAACGAAGAACATGGAGCAGCTCATTGGCATTAAGAATGGCTTTGTCGATCTCATGGGCCTCGTTATGAAGACCGGGTTATTACTCGAACAAGACACGACAATTTTAGCGGTATTAAAAAATCCTGAACAATATGACGAAATCACGAGAAAAAAGCTCGTTGAAAGCAAGTTTGGAGCAATTGAAAATACATTCTTCATGAGTGGAGCGACGGTGTATTATACATTAATAGACCTTCATGAAAACGCATACACTTCTTTCATGCCAAAGGATACCTTGAGCTACAACGAAATACAATCGGAAGCTTGGGTTCAAGCATTGAAGCGTGAAGGAGCAAATCGATATATGTGGAATCCGAATGACAGGAATAATGTGGTTCGGGAAAGTACAACAAGTAAGAAAATGCTTAGTCTCTATGAGGTTATGCGTGATAATAGTTTGAAAATCTATGCCTATGCAAGACTGAGTATCGATTACGAGGAATGGTTTACTCGATCAACGATAGGAAGTAAACAAGAAGGGGCGTTTTTTCTGCTCGATGCCTCAGGGAAAGTGATGCTTAATCCAGATAAGGACGAGACCTTTTCTCCTGAAATTGCACGAAGTATTGTCATGAGCACTAACCAGCAGCAGACAGAGCGGGCTGCATCCTTAATTGATCCGAAGGAGAAAAGCTTATACACGTACAGCTACATTGAAGAATTGAATGGCTATGTCGTAAAAAAGGTACAGCTAGCACAGTTATTTCTTGAGGTGGATAAGCAGAAACAACGATTTTTTAGCGTGTTTGGAATTATTCTACTGCTGTTCGTTTTGTTAACTTATTTCATATCATCGACGATTACAGTGCCGCTTAAGAAGCTGCAGAAGAAGATGGAGATGACCGCAAAAACAAATCTCAAAATGAAATTACCGGAGCAAGGGCGAGGAGAGATTCTTGCGCTAACCCAGAGCTTTAATGTGATGATCCATGATTTAAATGAGTTGTTACAACGTCTACAGCTTGAAGAAAAACAGAAGCAATTCGTTCGATTTCAAGTGTTACTCTCGCAGATGAACCCGCATTTCTTGCTTAATACATTGAATACGATAAAGAGCATAGCTTTAGATAAAGACGATGATGAAATTTATGAAATTTGTGTTTCGTTGGGGAAAATATTAGAGACGACATTAAATACTGAAGTGGATTTGATCCTGTTGAAGGATGAAATCGTACTAATTGAATCTTATATGGAGATTCAGCGGCGACGTTTTGGACATGGGATCGAGATCCAATATGATATTAACGAGGAGTTGCAATACGCATTAATCCCTAAGTTTTGTCTACAACCCCTAATCGAAAACAGCTTGATCCACGGATTCGGTCAGTCTGTAAAACAGGGGAGAATCGATATTTCAGCTAAGGTGGTAGGAAAGCAGCTGTACCTGCACGTTAAAGATAACGGCATGGGGATGGAAAGAGCACAGTTGAATAAGGCTACACGGAAACGTAAAGGGATTGGTGTTCAGAATATTAGAGAGAGCTTGGAACTGTTGTTCAAGAATCAATGGACAGGCATGGACATCGTATCATCAGACACAGGGACTGAAGTGATCATCCATTTACCATTCCTAATCTCAAAACCTTACGATGGAGGTAATCTCACATGTGGAGAACATTAA